In a single window of the Olivibacter sp. SDN3 genome:
- a CDS encoding YtxH domain-containing protein: protein MGKLITFLGGVATGLAIGMLFAPLRGRETREQVDHSVRELAQGLKEATGEQLERFRNLKDRLAYAISRVKDREEIEKMVDEHAWI, encoded by the coding sequence ATGGGAAAACTGATTACATTTTTGGGGGGTGTAGCTACGGGGTTGGCCATTGGCATGTTGTTCGCACCATTACGGGGAAGAGAAACGAGAGAACAGGTGGATCATTCGGTGCGGGAATTGGCTCAGGGACTTAAGGAAGCTACTGGAGAACAGCTGGAGCGGTTTAGAAATTTGAAGGACCGCTTGGCATATGCTATTTCGAGAGTGAAAGATCGGGAAGAGATCGAGAAAATGGTGGACGAGCATGCCTGGATCTAA